A segment of the Flavobacterium azooxidireducens genome:
AGTAGTTGCTTGTGTAATCACTGCTGAAGCAGCACCACTGTTTGGTGTTGCAGATGTTATTTGTGGTATTTCAGTTGTACCAAACGGGATGTTATAGGTATAAGTGAGTTGAGACGAATTAAAACCATCAATTGGTACAAAATCTACTTGTAGATCACTTAAAGTTGCATCTGTACTCACACCTGGATTATTCCAAAAATAAACATTATCCAAATAGATATCAATTGGTGTTGTGCTTCCGGGGCCATTAGCAGCAAATTTCATTTGAACAACGTTATCCCATGTCATACCTGCGAAGGCACTTTTTGGAATATCTACACTAACCCATTGTCCTTGAACGTGATTGATGGTAACTAAAACCTCAGCAGGACCAGATCCTGCATTAATTGGACTTACTTGGATTATAGCATTAGAGGTAGCAGCATTTGTCCAAAGATCAACATGCAAAAATTCCATTGAAGATAAATTGCTTGCGGTTACTTCAGTTCCTTGGTAATTAAAATTTGGATAGTGTAAAATTGAATTTCCAGACCCTGAAACAGCTTCAAAAGCTGTATTCACTAAAGTATGACCGGATTGTCCCCAGCCTGGATCATAATTTGTTGCAATGTCACTATAACTATCACTATAGATTGAAACAACATTAGCAGAATTACGTGTTGGCACTGGTGCGTTCGTTGTTGGAGGCACTAATGGAGCTGGAGCAAATAATGTAGTATTAGTTGACGAAGCTGGAATAGAGTATGCTTGAGTTACAGTGTTGTATTGATATAACCAAAAAGTATAATTTGTTTGAGAATTAAGACCGCCTAAATTAAATCCAAATGCAGCTGTGCCATTTCCATCACCAGGAGTGGTTCCAAATGTATATTCTGTGGCAGTTAATGGATTTGCGGGAGCTGTAGCTGTTGGAGAATAAAATAATTTATAAACTATATTTCCACCTGTATTGTTTGGGCCAACAGCTAAAAGTATACTTGATGCAGTTGGGTTAATTGCAACAAAACCAACAGGTTGAGGCAATAAGTTTCCAGATAAAGTTGTTGCTGTTGCTGAATTGGGAGCGGAATATAATCCAGTAGTAGAATTATATTGATACAACCAGAATGTATAATTTGTTGCCGAATCCAATCCGGATAATGTAAATCCGAATGCACTAAAACCATTTCCGTCACCCGGTGTACTACCAAAAATATATGGAGTTGCATTCAAAGGATTTGCCGGAGCGGTTGCTGTTGGTGAATAGAATAATCGGTATTCTATTTCACCACCTACATTATTTGGGCCTACAGCCATAAATACGCTTGAAGAAGTTGGGGTATGTGCAACAAATCCAACAGGTTGTGCAGGAGGTGTGTCTCCACCTCCACCTTCGTTTAGAACAAGTTCTACATCATCAATATATACTGCCGCTGTTGTGTTGACTCCCATATTAGCCATATGGAAATTAAGTTGAGCATTATTATTAGTAGATGTAGCATTAAAAGTATAACTATAAGTTGTCATCGTAGTCGTTAGAGCAACAGCATTATTTCTGAATTGATCATTCCAAATATTTGTATTTTGAATATTTACAGATATGGTTCTATTTGCTGCCGCACGAGCTTTAAAAGTTAGCGTGTAGGAAGCGGCTCCTGTAAATGACAAGTTTGTCTGTTTGAGCTCTGTATCCCAAGGATTTCCTTCAGCATTTGCGGTGCTGTAGAAAGCTTCGCCGGAAGAAACTACTCCAGGAGGACCAAACACCCAACCTGTTGTGCCATTTTCAAAATCACCGTTGGTGAGTAAGTTCTGCGAAATTCCTATCATCGATAAGAATAACATAATAAGTAAAGTAATTTTTTTCATTTTTAATATTGATTTTTTGACATTCAAATCTAATTTTATATTTTTCAAAATCAATTTTATATAACTGTACAAAAACTATACACTCAACTAAATCGTTTTCGCAGAGTAGATTTAGGTTGTATTGGCTATGTTTTAAGGCTTTAGTGAATAAATTATTTTAGTGCACCTACTATTTTTTTCAATTATATTTTTGACGATGTTGTGTTTTTGTATTGGTGAAAATAGCCTTTTTCTGATGATTAAATAATTATGCGTTATTTAATCAGTAGTTTATTAGTCAAAAAAATAGGGTAATAATAATAAATATGTAGTTTAATTATAGATTTAATAAATTGTTTTTAATCAGTATTTTAATTAAATAGATAGCATAATCGTAATATTTTTTTTGTTTTAATGTTATTTTATTAAAATAGCAAAATCCGGTTTAGTTAAAATAGTAATATTCATTATTATTACTTCATTTTACACTTAAATTCCCGTTTAAACATCAACTTAGTTTATTTTTGAAATTTAATAGCAACACTATTTTATGTTACAAGTCAACCAAATTTCATTTTCATACGATATAAATAAAGACATCAACCAAGTCAATTTTTCACTTCAAAAAGGAAAAAATTTGGCGATAATCGGTGAAAGTGGCTGTGGAAAAAGCACTCTTTTAAAACTAATTTACGGCTTGTATGATTTAGAGGAAGGTCAAATTTTTTGGAACAATCAGGAAGTGCTCGGTCCAAAATTCCATCTTATTCCCGGAATGCCTTTCATGAAATACCTCGCTCAGGATTTTGATTTGATGCCGTTTATCACCGTGGCAGAAAATGTTGGAAAGTATCTCTCCAACTTCTATCCCGAAGAAAAAAAGGAACGCATTGCCGAATTACTCGAAATCGTAGAAATGACAGAATTTGCCAACATTAAAGCAAAATTTTTAAGTGGCGGACAAATGCAACGTGTCGCATTAGCAAGAGTTTTAGCACTAGAACCGGAAGTTTTATTGCTCGATGAACCCTTTAGCCACATCGATAATTTTAGAAAAAACAGCTTACGCAGAAAATTGTTTGCTTACTTGAAAAGTAAAAATATAACCACTTTAGTCGCCACCCACGACAGCACCGATGTACTTTCCTTTGCCGATGAAGTAGTAGTTATGCAAAACGGAAAAATAGTAGCAGAAAATTCCCCAAATGAATTGTATAATTCCCCAAACTCTAAATATGTAGCTTCACTTTTTGGCGATGTTAATGAAATTCCGGGTTTCTATTTCAACCAAAATGAAAATCAGTTATTCTACCCGCATCAACTGAAAATAGTAGAAAACTCAAACTTAAAAGTAACGGTGTCAAATGCTTATTTTCGTGGAAACCATTACCTAATCGAAGCTCATTATCCTGAGGGAATTTTATTCTTCGAAAATAAAAATCACCTAGAACCAAAAACAGTTTTATTTTTATCCCAAAAATAACCCCGAAATTTTTCAACTTCAGGGTTGCTGTTTATCTTTTTTAGAAGCTATTCCGGCTTTTCACTGCAAGTTTTTTTTCAAAGCAAAAGTTTTGTAAGTTTTGGCAAGAGCTCCCAAGGTCGCTTTGCCAAACCAACAAAACTAATTTGCTTTTTCAAAAAAAGCTTTCCGTTGCAATCCGGGCTAGGGAATTGTGCTAAAAAAAAGTTTGAGGTTTCAAGTTTCAAGTTATTCTCAACGGTTCTTCAACCTGAAACCTGAAACTTGAAACCTCAAACAATTCTCAATCTATTTCAAATACTTCTCTAAAAACTGATCTTGTTCCCACAACAAATGTAAAATATTGTCTTTGGCTACATAACCGTGGCTTTCTTTTGGTAAAATTACCATCCGCACAGGAGCACCTAAGTTTTTTAATGCTTGGAAATAACGTTCGGTTTGCAAAGTAAATGTGCCTGGATTGTTGTCTGCTTCACCGTGTGTTAACAACATTGGCGTTTTCATTTTGTGAGCATTCATAAAAGGTGACATCGAGTTATATACTTCAGGAACATCCCAATAATTACGTTGCTCACTTTGGAAACCAAATGGTGTTAAGGTTCTGTTATAAGCTCCACTTCTTGCAATTCCGCATGCAAATAAGTTAGAATGCGTCAACAAATTTGCCGTCATAAACGCACCATACGAATGTCCGCCAACACCTACTTTTGTTCTGTCGATATAACCCAATTTATCCACAGCATCAATCGCAGCTTCGGCATTGGCAACCAATTGTTCAATAAAATTGTCGTTTGGTTCTGTTGTTCCTTCACCAATAATTGGGAACGAAGCATCATCCAACACCACATAACCTCTCGTTACCCAATACACAAACGAACCGTAATATGGAAACGTAAATTCGTTCGGGTTTTTATCACTTTGACCAGCTGAGTTTTTGTCTTTATATTCGGCAGGATAAGCCCAGATTAAAAGTGGTTTTTTCTCTTTCTTCGTTTTGTCATAACCAACAGGAAGATATAATGTGCCGGATAATTCTACACCGTCTTTGCGTTTGTATTTAATCACTTCTTTGTGAACATTTTCAATACTCGCAAACGGATTTTTAAAATGGGTTAATTGCGTTAATTTTCCTTTCGATTTAAAATTTCTGAAATAATAATTCGGATATTCATTTTTTGACTGGATCATTACCAATGCTTCGCCTTTTTTCACATCTTCTACCGACATGATATCTTCTTTTTTGTCTTTGTAAGTTGATTGGTATAAGCGTTTAGTTTTTAACGAGCTTAAATCAAATTCATCAATAAACGGAAATTGTCCTTCTTTCGTAAATCCATCACCAATTAAATACGCTTTGTTGTTGTCTAACGTCAAAACCATTTTGCCATATTGGTTTTTCTTTGTTTCAAAATTCCCCGGATCAGAATAGATGTCTTGGTAATTTCTATCCGAAATCACTTTTGGAGCTTGAGCAGGATTGGATGGATTTATGATATACGTTTTAGCATTTCGAGTGTCGTACCAATAATCAGATAGAATAGCAATATTGTCATTTCCCCAAGTTATTCCTCCATAACGTTGTTGGGTTTTTGCCAGCGAAGTTGGATTGGCACTAAAAGGAGCTTCCCATAAAAACACTTCGTCTCTAAAATCAACTTGTTTTGCTTGATCTCCTTCGTCTAAAGCCTCCACAAAAGATAGGGTAGAAGGTTTGTCATTTCTCCAGCTCATGCTGCGTTTACCTTTTCTAATCGACGAAAATCCTTTTGGCATAATTTCCGTTAACGGAACTTCGTTTACCACTTTCACTTCTTTTCCCGATTTGTCATATACCACTGATTTTTGTGGAAAACGACTCAACGGAACAATATAAGAAAACGGTTTTTGAATAGTTGAAATCATTACATAATTACCATCTGGCGAAATGCTCTCGCCGGCATACATATCAGCTTTTTTAAACAATTCTGCTTTTCCGTCTAAGGTAACTTTGTATAATTCTGATGTAACTAATGTTTCAAAATTTTGTTCGTCTAACGGATTTTTTAGTAAATCTTGATAGGTTCTGTTTTGCGAAACACTTCCGTCTCCGGTAGAAACGATTGGTCCGGTTGGTAAATCTTTCTTTAAATCGATTAAAGCCGGACGGTTTTTTACCAACATTCTTACCAAAATGGTTTGATTATCGGCAAACCAGCTAAACGGATTGCCCATGTTGGCATTCACCGTAGCATCAGTTAATTTGGTGGCTTGAGCTGTCGCTAAATCCAATACCCAAAGTTCAACACCGGTGTTTGTTGTGTGTGAAAAAGAAAGTTTCTTCTCGTTAGGTGACATGCCTAAATTACTAATCCTTGGATTTTCAGGCAATCCTTTTACTTGCACTTCATTTTTTTCGGAAACTTTTCTAACTTTTAAATTAGTAATGTACGTAACCGTGCTGGAAATGTTGGTCACCGGATTGATACGAAGTCCGCCCAATCGCATTTCTTCCTGATTTAAATCGTCTAAGGTTTTGTAAGTACTTCGATAAGATAACAGCATATATTCTTTTTTGCTGTCCATGTTTACCGATGGAGCTCTTTCGTAATCGGCCAATTCCAAAATTTCTTTGGGTGGCTTTTGAAACGATAAATTTTCTTGGGCCGAAGCAAAATAGCCCACACATAAAAGTAATAGTAATTTGATTTTCATAAAGTTTTTGATTGATTTATTGAGGCTCTAAAATAAGACTTATAAAAATCAAACTTCTAAAAAATCTGTTAAAATAAAGAAAGAGGGAAAGGTTGGTTGAGAATTATTCTCTAAAAATACTCATCGTAGCTTTTGCTCCGGTGGCTAAATTCCAGATATTTGACATAATGGTTGCATCAAATTCGTCTAAAACAGCAAATTGAGCTGTGTTCGGTCCGGAAGCACCTTGGTTTAGAGCAACAAATTCTAAGTTGTTGAAACCAGGAGCCAATTCAATATAAAAAACAGAAAACTCTGCATCGAGAAAAATATTAGCTTCTACCACTTTATCATTTAAAATAATGCTCACACGGTCACCGTCAATCGCTTGATGATCGCGGCATAAAACTTTAACAAACTTTGATTTACTGATAAAACTTCCAAAATGTTTACCGCGTTTATATTCTTCCATCATTTCACTTTCACCGTTCAAATTGGGTTGAAGTTTATGCTCCGGTTT
Coding sequences within it:
- a CDS encoding carbohydrate binding domain-containing protein, translated to MKKITLLIMLFLSMIGISQNLLTNGDFENGTTGWVFGPPGVVSSGEAFYSTANAEGNPWDTELKQTNLSFTGAASYTLTFKARAAANRTISVNIQNTNIWNDQFRNNAVALTTTMTTYSYTFNATSTNNNAQLNFHMANMGVNTTAAVYIDDVELVLNEGGGGDTPPAQPVGFVAHTPTSSSVFMAVGPNNVGGEIEYRLFYSPTATAPANPLNATPYIFGSTPGDGNGFSAFGFTLSGLDSATNYTFWLYQYNSTTGLYSAPNSATATTLSGNLLPQPVGFVAINPTASSILLAVGPNNTGGNIVYKLFYSPTATAPANPLTATEYTFGTTPGDGNGTAAFGFNLGGLNSQTNYTFWLYQYNTVTQAYSIPASSTNTTLFAPAPLVPPTTNAPVPTRNSANVVSIYSDSYSDIATNYDPGWGQSGHTLVNTAFEAVSGSGNSILHYPNFNYQGTEVTASNLSSMEFLHVDLWTNAATSNAIIQVSPINAGSGPAEVLVTINHVQGQWVSVDIPKSAFAGMTWDNVVQMKFAANGPGSTTPIDIYLDNVYFWNNPGVSTDATLSDLQVDFVPIDGFNSSQLTYTYNIPFGTTEIPQITSATPNSGAASAVITQATTLPGSATVVVTAEDDSVQQTYTVNFSFPPPPAQPVGLVAMNPTASSAFLAVGPNNVDGTIVYRLFYSPTATAPANPTTASEYNFGDTPGDGGGVSAFGFNIPGLTSSTNYTFWLYQFNTQTNQFSSPANASLTTLCMPLDWYLDADGDGFGVDSTLVSNCNSPGATYVLVGGDCNDADDTIYPGATEICYDGILQNCNGDLNDGCPVVLTQIRPYFCGTTLQFVNSSILANTPTGLPNGATITGYRYEITNLSTTAVREVEKTIAMIRINETDMAGFNTAYSIRAMVRINNEWQDYGTACTILTPAIPTTAVSTVCGQVLPSLQSTIYATTVVSSTGYEFEVSRMEGGVAVETTTIERSVNNFKLTLLSGIQYVYASEYQVRVRVKANVNGIEDWSNYGAICSVYTPEAPEAAIDGCGGEEGIAPAALNTPIYATPLTGATQYRFTLSDGVSYNQVYTTSARFFRLSNFNALQTLTPGGNYSVTVEVEIYGYFYPGKDCNILVPGGGLRSNLVKTEETINLPTDFKVVAYPNPFANSFAVDVRTSNTEKVSLTVYDMAGRLLEVKEVNASEVTNYQFGDRYPSGVYNMIVTQGEETRTVRVVKQ
- a CDS encoding ABC transporter ATP-binding protein gives rise to the protein MLQVNQISFSYDINKDINQVNFSLQKGKNLAIIGESGCGKSTLLKLIYGLYDLEEGQIFWNNQEVLGPKFHLIPGMPFMKYLAQDFDLMPFITVAENVGKYLSNFYPEEKKERIAELLEIVEMTEFANIKAKFLSGGQMQRVALARVLALEPEVLLLDEPFSHIDNFRKNSLRRKLFAYLKSKNITTLVATHDSTDVLSFADEVVVMQNGKIVAENSPNELYNSPNSKYVASLFGDVNEIPGFYFNQNENQLFYPHQLKIVENSNLKVTVSNAYFRGNHYLIEAHYPEGILFFENKNHLEPKTVLFLSQK
- a CDS encoding S9 family peptidase, whose product is MKIKLLLLLCVGYFASAQENLSFQKPPKEILELADYERAPSVNMDSKKEYMLLSYRSTYKTLDDLNQEEMRLGGLRINPVTNISSTVTYITNLKVRKVSEKNEVQVKGLPENPRISNLGMSPNEKKLSFSHTTNTGVELWVLDLATAQATKLTDATVNANMGNPFSWFADNQTILVRMLVKNRPALIDLKKDLPTGPIVSTGDGSVSQNRTYQDLLKNPLDEQNFETLVTSELYKVTLDGKAELFKKADMYAGESISPDGNYVMISTIQKPFSYIVPLSRFPQKSVVYDKSGKEVKVVNEVPLTEIMPKGFSSIRKGKRSMSWRNDKPSTLSFVEALDEGDQAKQVDFRDEVFLWEAPFSANPTSLAKTQQRYGGITWGNDNIAILSDYWYDTRNAKTYIINPSNPAQAPKVISDRNYQDIYSDPGNFETKKNQYGKMVLTLDNNKAYLIGDGFTKEGQFPFIDEFDLSSLKTKRLYQSTYKDKKEDIMSVEDVKKGEALVMIQSKNEYPNYYFRNFKSKGKLTQLTHFKNPFASIENVHKEVIKYKRKDGVELSGTLYLPVGYDKTKKEKKPLLIWAYPAEYKDKNSAGQSDKNPNEFTFPYYGSFVYWVTRGYVVLDDASFPIIGEGTTEPNDNFIEQLVANAEAAIDAVDKLGYIDRTKVGVGGHSYGAFMTANLLTHSNLFACGIARSGAYNRTLTPFGFQSEQRNYWDVPEVYNSMSPFMNAHKMKTPMLLTHGEADNNPGTFTLQTERYFQALKNLGAPVRMVILPKESHGYVAKDNILHLLWEQDQFLEKYLK